A single region of the Idiomarinaceae bacterium HL-53 genome encodes:
- a CDS encoding positive regulator of sigma(E), RseC/MucC: MIREVGVVEQVFDHEVLIRTQVKSGCSGCAHQNHCGTGLLSKALPHRNGLVRIPANETFHIGEPVELLLAEQTMMKYSFLLYGVPLVALSAGALLGQQLNPTSEGLAILLSVASCGISFGILKQLLKRQDVVIQKSLAVKPTDNCRL, from the coding sequence ATGATTAGAGAAGTAGGGGTTGTAGAGCAGGTTTTCGACCATGAGGTGTTGATTCGAACACAAGTTAAATCAGGCTGCAGTGGTTGTGCACATCAGAACCATTGCGGAACGGGCTTGCTGAGCAAGGCACTACCGCATCGCAATGGTTTAGTGCGCATTCCTGCTAACGAAACATTTCACATTGGTGAACCCGTCGAATTGCTATTGGCGGAGCAAACCATGATGAAATACTCGTTTTTGCTCTATGGTGTTCCTTTAGTTGCTTTGTCTGCCGGCGCACTGCTTGGGCAGCAACTCAACCCAACTTCAGAAGGGCTGGCCATTTTGCTGAGCGTAGCAAGTTGTGGCATCAGTTTTGGGATATTAAAACAACTGTTAAAGCGTCAAGATGTTGTGATTCAAAAATCTCTTGCTGTGAAACCTACCGATAACTGTCGGCTTTGA
- a CDS encoding sigma E regulatory protein, MucB/RseB, which translates to MKFARGIVLAVFFSVALAAVESRAQGSASTEELAAERWFERMQNSLQTMNFNATFVSADPFGMQMYRWLQSVHGDSLSIEVLEQLEGAPQPIIRVNNRLSYFSAAGPSYSTPGSRIVGPWPEGIHESIERLRESYEILLAGGVRMLDSPTIHLRLIPHQTDRFSYSVYVERASGMLFGVKTYAPDGSLLSQVILSHFEHQDQPIEELERSVEDVDFPAYASPNGDIEQTSQWRVSELPRGFRLIREQRVNLRPMNTGADHMLFSDGMTQFSVYVNDDVQRPLPMRFQSLYSVVSLEQSNYSVTVVGKIPATLAESVAQSVVRVSDND; encoded by the coding sequence TTGAAGTTCGCTCGAGGTATTGTTCTCGCCGTTTTTTTCTCAGTCGCACTAGCAGCGGTTGAGAGCCGTGCACAGGGCTCGGCAAGCACTGAAGAGTTGGCAGCAGAACGTTGGTTTGAGCGTATGCAAAACTCTCTGCAAACAATGAATTTCAATGCCACTTTTGTCTCTGCCGATCCTTTTGGCATGCAAATGTATCGCTGGTTGCAGTCAGTGCATGGAGATAGCCTCAGTATTGAAGTGTTAGAACAGCTCGAAGGCGCCCCTCAACCGATTATTCGTGTGAACAATCGGCTTTCTTATTTCTCGGCAGCAGGCCCCTCATATTCTACCCCGGGTTCACGCATTGTGGGGCCATGGCCTGAAGGTATTCATGAGTCGATCGAAAGATTAAGAGAGTCTTACGAAATTCTTTTAGCGGGTGGGGTTCGAATGCTGGACTCTCCTACCATCCATTTACGCTTGATTCCTCACCAAACGGATCGTTTTAGCTACTCTGTTTATGTTGAGCGGGCGTCTGGAATGCTGTTTGGTGTGAAAACCTATGCGCCTGATGGCAGCCTGTTAAGCCAAGTTATCCTGAGTCATTTTGAGCATCAAGACCAACCTATCGAGGAACTTGAACGTTCGGTTGAGGACGTGGATTTCCCAGCTTACGCCTCGCCAAATGGTGACATTGAGCAAACATCTCAATGGCGTGTCAGTGAGTTACCTCGTGGCTTTCGTTTAATTCGAGAGCAACGGGTGAACTTACGCCCAATGAACACGGGCGCCGACCATATGCTTTTTTCAGATGGAATGACGCAGTTTTCTGTTTACGTGAATGATGACGTTCAACGCCCACTTCCTATGCGGTTTCAGAGTTTATATTCAGTTGTATCGCTGGAGCAGAGTAATTATTCAGTCACAGTCGTTGGTAAGATTCCGGCAACCCTCGCGGAGTCGGTCGCGCAATCGGTAGTGAGAGTGAGCGATAATGATTAG
- a CDS encoding sigma-E factor negative regulatory protein RseA: MTKHRHEFLSELADDFEVSAESIDALVESEEHRTKWARLHTTRALLKGDLHTGPVDISAAVAAAVAQEPVIIAPSHARMRALRLKSWLRPAANVAVAASVALVTVFGVQHYQRVDDGSQVNSAQPEATMPVLQTRPFGGSVNPVSYDAVLPQQVGYSESDIERMRMRLQIQTYMSHHQMQTQWQSVGDPTQADVEEETLEAERPN, translated from the coding sequence ATGACCAAACATCGACACGAGTTTCTTTCGGAATTAGCTGACGATTTTGAAGTAAGCGCCGAGAGTATCGATGCACTGGTGGAAAGCGAAGAACATCGCACAAAATGGGCTCGACTCCACACAACGCGCGCACTTTTAAAAGGTGACCTGCATACAGGTCCTGTTGATATTTCTGCAGCGGTCGCTGCGGCCGTTGCGCAGGAACCCGTGATTATTGCGCCGAGTCACGCAAGAATGCGTGCATTAAGGCTGAAGTCTTGGTTACGCCCAGCTGCGAATGTTGCCGTTGCCGCCAGTGTCGCCTTGGTCACGGTGTTTGGTGTGCAACATTACCAACGTGTCGACGATGGGAGCCAAGTAAACTCGGCACAGCCAGAAGCCACCATGCCGGTTCTGCAAACGCGTCCGTTTGGTGGCAGTGTGAACCCGGTGAGCTACGACGCCGTATTACCGCAGCAAGTCGGTTATAGCGAGAGTGATATTGAGCGCATGCGGATGCGGTTACAAATTCAAACCTATATGAGTCATCATCAAATGCAAACGCAGTGGCAGTCAGTTGGAGATCCAACACAAGCAGACGTTGAAGAAGAAACTTTAGAGGCGGAAAGGCCTAATTAA
- a CDS encoding RNA polymerase, sigma-24 subunit, RpoE, translating to MSEQDIDQQLVERVQRGDQRAFDVLVKKYQHKIMSLISRYVKHPGDVPDVAQETFIKAYRALPNFRGESAFYTWLYRIAVNTAKNYLVSRSRKPMGSDVDIEDVEFMEQGQILRDISTPENLLMSEQLKQVVMKAIDDLPDDLKQAITLRELDGLGYEEIAQTMDCPIGTVRSRIFRAREAIDERIRPLLAQE from the coding sequence ATGAGCGAACAAGATATTGATCAACAGCTGGTTGAGCGAGTACAGCGAGGTGATCAACGTGCTTTTGATGTGCTGGTAAAGAAGTACCAGCACAAAATTATGAGTCTTATTTCTCGGTATGTTAAACATCCGGGTGATGTTCCGGACGTAGCGCAGGAAACGTTTATTAAAGCGTATCGCGCATTACCGAACTTTAGGGGCGAAAGTGCGTTTTATACCTGGTTGTATCGAATCGCTGTGAATACAGCGAAGAATTATTTGGTGTCTAGAAGTCGCAAGCCCATGGGCTCAGACGTAGATATCGAAGATGTAGAGTTTATGGAGCAAGGCCAGATATTAAGAGACATTTCGACACCTGAGAATCTCCTGATGTCTGAACAACTAAAACAAGTTGTAATGAAGGCAATTGACGATTTGCCAGACGATTTAAAACAAGCGATTACTCTGCGAGAGCTAGATGGGCTGGGGTACGAAGAGATCGCACAAACGATGGATTGCCCGATTGGGACAGTTCGTTCTAGAATTTTCCGGGCACGCGAAGCAATTGACGAGCGTATCCGGCCATTGCTAGCGCAAGAGTAG
- a CDS encoding L-aspartate oxidase, with the protein MLSCDVLIIGSGAAGLSLALQKAKTADVIVLSKGPLQEGSTYYAQGGIAAVFDENDSIESHVEDTLIAGAGICDRQVVEFTASQAKASLQWLIELGVAFDQEASPDGSAKYHLNREGGHSHRRILHAADATGKAVQTTLVQQALAHPRIKVLENFNAVDLILTSDAASKRCVGAYVWDRINEHVLTIAAKFTALCTGGASKVYQYTSNPDVASGDGIAMAWRAGCRVANMEFNQFHPTCLYHAQAHNFLLTEALRGEGALLKRPDGTRFMPEFHEAAELAPRDVVARAIDYEMKRLGADCMYLDISHKEPEFIKQHFPNIYEKCLSLDIDITQQAMPIVPAAHYTCGGVVTDLNAKTDIDGLYAIGEVAYTGLHGANRMASNSLLECVVFARAAAAHMQTLMDQIVTPARLPEWDESKVTDSDEEVIIQHNWHELRLFMWDYVGIVRTDKRLERAARRVELLQHEIHDYYSSFRVSNNLLELRNLAQVAELIIKSAQQRKESRGLHYTLNHPDLLANSGPTLLSPGEGNLPR; encoded by the coding sequence ATGCTCTCTTGCGACGTTTTGATTATCGGCAGCGGTGCTGCTGGACTCTCCCTGGCTTTACAAAAAGCAAAAACGGCGGATGTTATTGTGCTATCGAAAGGTCCGTTGCAAGAGGGTTCAACTTACTACGCGCAAGGCGGCATTGCTGCGGTCTTCGACGAGAATGATAGCATTGAATCTCATGTGGAAGACACGCTTATTGCGGGAGCTGGCATTTGTGACCGACAAGTTGTTGAGTTCACAGCCTCCCAAGCAAAGGCGAGCTTGCAATGGCTTATTGAACTCGGTGTCGCTTTTGATCAAGAGGCCTCACCCGATGGAAGTGCAAAATACCACTTAAACCGTGAAGGCGGTCATAGTCATCGCCGTATTCTCCACGCCGCCGACGCCACGGGCAAAGCAGTGCAAACTACGCTCGTACAGCAGGCGCTTGCCCACCCGCGCATCAAAGTGCTAGAGAACTTCAATGCTGTTGACCTCATACTCACCAGTGATGCCGCAAGCAAGCGCTGCGTTGGCGCCTATGTCTGGGATCGAATCAACGAGCATGTATTAACGATCGCCGCTAAGTTCACTGCACTGTGCACAGGTGGTGCGAGCAAGGTGTATCAATACACGTCAAACCCTGATGTAGCGAGTGGTGATGGTATTGCTATGGCTTGGCGCGCGGGCTGCAGAGTTGCAAACATGGAGTTCAATCAATTTCACCCTACTTGTTTGTACCACGCACAAGCTCACAACTTCCTACTTACAGAAGCACTACGTGGCGAGGGCGCACTATTAAAACGTCCTGACGGAACACGTTTCATGCCTGAATTTCATGAGGCAGCGGAGCTTGCGCCACGCGACGTAGTGGCCCGCGCTATCGACTACGAAATGAAGCGCTTGGGCGCAGATTGTATGTACCTTGATATTTCCCACAAAGAACCAGAGTTCATTAAGCAGCATTTTCCGAACATCTATGAAAAGTGCTTAAGTTTAGATATCGATATCACGCAACAAGCGATGCCGATCGTACCAGCCGCTCATTACACATGTGGCGGAGTGGTGACTGACCTAAATGCCAAAACAGATATTGACGGCTTATATGCAATTGGCGAAGTTGCTTATACGGGCCTGCATGGTGCGAATCGGATGGCAAGTAATTCACTACTGGAATGCGTTGTGTTTGCGCGCGCAGCCGCTGCTCACATGCAAACACTCATGGATCAAATAGTTACACCTGCTCGCTTGCCTGAATGGGACGAGAGTAAAGTAACCGACTCTGACGAAGAGGTGATCATTCAGCATAACTGGCATGAACTGCGACTCTTTATGTGGGATTACGTTGGCATTGTAAGAACAGATAAGCGACTCGAGCGCGCCGCACGACGTGTGGAATTGTTGCAGCATGAAATTCACGATTACTACTCAAGCTTTCGAGTGAGCAATAACTTGCTCGAGCTTCGTAACCTTGCTCAAGTTGCTGAACTCATCATTAAGAGCGCACAACAGCGTAAAGAGAGCCGCGGACTTCATTACACACTTAATCACCCAGATTTATTGGCAAACTCAGGACCTACTTTGCTGAGCCCTGGAGAAGGTAACTTGCCGCGTTAA
- a CDS encoding antitoxin CptB encodes MDLIRQSEEKLKDKKRLLWACRRGMLELDVLFEPFVKEAYDELDDRQQAIFRRLVTCDDPDLFAWFMGHQKCEDPELAEMVAFMLKRVKV; translated from the coding sequence ATGGATCTGATTCGTCAATCTGAAGAAAAATTGAAAGACAAGAAGCGACTACTGTGGGCATGTCGCCGCGGTATGCTTGAGCTCGATGTATTGTTTGAGCCATTTGTGAAAGAAGCTTATGACGAACTCGATGACCGGCAACAAGCAATTTTTAGGCGTTTAGTTACTTGTGACGATCCGGATTTATTTGCTTGGTTTATGGGGCACCAGAAATGCGAAGATCCTGAACTTGCAGAAATGGTGGCGTTTATGCTGAAGCGAGTAAAGGTCTGA
- a CDS encoding FKBP-type peptidyl-prolyl cis-trans isomerase SlyD encodes MSDKISQDKAVTIHYAVKSPSGDVLDQSSDERPLAFIFGRGMLIPGLEKALDGKAAGDELSTVVPAAEAYGERHDGLIQTVPKNLFGEQEITPGMQFRATTDNGEQSVVVVDVSDTEVTVDGNHPLAGMDLSFDVKVIDVRDATAEELDHGHIHGPGGVDH; translated from the coding sequence ATGAGTGACAAAATCAGCCAAGACAAAGCCGTGACCATTCACTATGCCGTGAAGAGCCCAAGTGGAGATGTTTTAGACCAGTCTTCAGATGAGCGTCCGCTTGCATTCATTTTCGGTCGTGGCATGCTAATTCCAGGTTTGGAAAAGGCGTTAGACGGCAAAGCCGCAGGTGATGAGTTAAGTACCGTAGTTCCTGCCGCAGAAGCATACGGCGAGCGTCACGACGGTTTGATTCAAACCGTACCGAAAAACTTATTTGGTGAGCAAGAAATAACACCGGGTATGCAGTTCCGCGCAACAACAGATAACGGCGAGCAGTCTGTTGTAGTAGTTGACGTGAGCGACACTGAAGTGACTGTTGACGGCAACCACCCTCTTGCGGGTATGGATTTGTCGTTTGATGTGAAAGTGATTGATGTTCGTGACGCAACTGCTGAAGAACTTGATCATGGTCATATTCATGGTCCGGGCGGCGTCGACCACTAA
- a CDS encoding multidrug efflux pump, with translation MKFTDIFIRKPVLATVISLLMLLVGLRAMLDLNVRQFPEIQNAAVTVSTAYIGADADLVQGFITTPLEREIAAAEGIDYIVSSSSAGVSTIQAFLRLDYDPNDALTQIAAQVNKMRSDLPENAEEPVVTLNIGQDVAAMYLSFYSDILDGNQITDYLVRVVEPKLATISGVQRAQILGGETFAMRIWLDSGRMAAMNVTGSEVMSALARNNVLSAVGRTKGQRVAVDVTADTDLRSVEDFESLIVRSDADAVVRLADIAEVELGAENYNASARYNGQKATFIGIEIAPDANALDVIAEVRDVWDADIIPQLPEGLSASVSYDSTEYIENAIYEVVETIVLALIIVLVVIYAFLGSLRSVIIPAVAVPLSLIGTFFLMLALGFSINLLTLLAMVLAIGIVVDDAIIMLENIQRLVEEGKSRMEAALIGARQLAGPVIVMSTTLVAVFVPIGFIGGLTGTLFVEFAFTLAATVVLSGVVALTLSPMMCSRMLRSRRDGSKQPKFEKWLNERFAGLKERYQRRLHGTLETKSVPVVFGILILISCYFLFMTSSSELEPAEDLGFVFMISEADSFATLDYVEQNTDQFAKLQSDIDEIEMAFVINGMMGPNSAGTGLGFKAWDERERTTQEVLDQSIQPFIDKVPGLQIFALVPPSLPSPGGGLPVEFVVSSTQPLENLQEVAGQIIQDAMSQGRFIMLDTDLSIDRPRETILIDREKASLMGVDMAQLSADVGSLMAGAYAGRFALENRSYRVIPQVQRSERLTAEQLKNFYTRNQAGELIPLDTLVTLESSVQPQQLNRFQQLNSVTISGIPRPGVTLGEALSILETSAAERLPDGVVIDYAGQSRQFKSEGQQLVVTFFFALVIIFLVLAAQFESFRDSIIVLVTVPMSICGALIFVSLGLTTLNIYTQVGLVTLIGLIAKHGILIVEFANKLQEEGKSKREAIEEAAAIRLRPILMTTAATVLAMLPLLIASGPGAASRFAMGLIIAAGMTIGTLFTLFVVPAIYMVLAKTRATKEAAA, from the coding sequence ATGAAATTTACCGATATATTTATTCGTAAACCGGTCCTTGCTACGGTTATTAGCTTACTTATGCTCCTGGTTGGCTTGCGCGCAATGCTCGACCTGAACGTGCGCCAGTTTCCAGAAATTCAGAATGCAGCCGTCACGGTGAGTACTGCTTATATTGGTGCTGATGCAGATTTGGTCCAAGGCTTTATTACGACGCCATTAGAGCGCGAAATTGCTGCTGCTGAGGGGATTGATTACATCGTTTCTTCATCCTCAGCAGGGGTGAGTACAATTCAGGCATTTCTTCGCCTTGATTACGACCCGAACGACGCACTCACCCAAATTGCCGCGCAGGTGAATAAAATGCGCAGCGATTTACCGGAGAATGCCGAAGAGCCTGTTGTGACCCTGAATATCGGGCAAGACGTAGCGGCCATGTATTTGTCGTTTTACAGCGATATTTTAGACGGCAACCAAATCACAGATTACTTAGTGCGCGTGGTCGAACCTAAATTGGCGACCATCTCGGGCGTACAGCGTGCGCAAATTCTGGGTGGCGAAACCTTTGCGATGCGCATTTGGCTGGATTCTGGGCGTATGGCGGCAATGAACGTGACCGGGTCAGAAGTGATGTCTGCGCTCGCTCGTAATAATGTGCTTTCTGCGGTCGGTCGTACGAAAGGGCAGCGCGTTGCGGTTGATGTAACAGCAGATACAGATCTGCGTTCAGTAGAAGATTTCGAATCACTGATCGTTCGCTCTGATGCAGACGCTGTGGTGCGTTTAGCCGATATTGCTGAAGTTGAGTTGGGCGCAGAGAACTACAATGCGTCAGCGCGCTATAACGGCCAAAAAGCGACCTTTATTGGAATTGAAATTGCGCCTGATGCGAACGCACTTGATGTGATTGCGGAGGTGAGAGATGTTTGGGATGCAGATATTATCCCGCAATTGCCAGAAGGTTTGAGTGCAAGTGTGTCGTACGACTCGACCGAGTACATTGAAAACGCAATTTACGAGGTGGTGGAAACCATCGTGCTCGCGCTCATCATCGTGCTCGTTGTGATTTATGCATTTTTAGGTTCGCTGCGCTCAGTTATTATTCCTGCAGTCGCCGTACCGTTGTCGTTAATTGGTACGTTTTTCCTCATGCTCGCGTTGGGCTTTTCAATTAACTTGCTCACACTGCTCGCCATGGTGCTTGCGATCGGTATTGTGGTAGACGACGCAATCATCATGCTCGAAAACATTCAACGGCTTGTCGAAGAGGGTAAGTCACGAATGGAAGCGGCACTTATTGGTGCTCGACAATTAGCGGGTCCAGTCATCGTAATGTCGACCACGTTGGTGGCTGTATTTGTACCTATTGGTTTTATTGGCGGACTGACCGGCACTTTGTTCGTAGAATTTGCCTTTACATTGGCGGCAACGGTCGTACTTTCTGGAGTTGTGGCACTTACGTTATCACCAATGATGTGTTCGCGTATGTTGCGGTCACGGAGAGACGGCTCGAAGCAACCAAAGTTTGAGAAATGGCTCAATGAGCGGTTTGCAGGGCTTAAAGAACGCTACCAACGTCGATTGCACGGTACGTTAGAAACCAAATCTGTACCGGTTGTATTTGGTATTCTTATCCTTATCTCATGTTACTTCTTGTTTATGACAAGTAGTTCAGAGCTTGAGCCTGCAGAAGATTTAGGTTTTGTGTTCATGATCAGTGAAGCGGATAGCTTTGCCACCTTAGATTATGTTGAGCAAAACACGGATCAATTTGCGAAGTTGCAAAGCGACATTGATGAAATTGAAATGGCTTTCGTTATTAATGGCATGATGGGACCGAATAGCGCAGGTACGGGGCTTGGCTTCAAAGCATGGGATGAGCGAGAGCGGACTACGCAAGAAGTGCTTGACCAGTCTATACAACCCTTTATCGACAAGGTTCCCGGTTTGCAAATATTTGCATTGGTGCCGCCTTCACTTCCGAGCCCCGGTGGTGGACTACCCGTTGAGTTTGTGGTGAGTTCAACGCAACCTCTTGAGAATCTACAAGAGGTTGCGGGGCAAATTATTCAAGATGCCATGAGTCAGGGCCGGTTTATCATGTTAGATACCGATTTAAGTATCGATAGACCGCGTGAGACTATCTTGATTGATCGAGAAAAAGCGTCATTGATGGGTGTTGATATGGCGCAATTATCCGCTGACGTGGGCTCGTTAATGGCGGGTGCGTATGCGGGGCGTTTTGCGCTAGAAAATCGTTCTTATCGAGTAATTCCGCAAGTGCAACGCAGTGAACGCCTCACCGCGGAGCAATTGAAGAACTTTTACACGCGAAACCAAGCTGGAGAATTGATTCCGCTAGACACCTTAGTAACGCTTGAGAGTTCGGTGCAGCCACAGCAGTTGAATCGTTTCCAACAGCTCAACTCAGTAACGATTTCAGGGATTCCACGGCCCGGTGTCACTTTAGGTGAAGCGTTAAGCATTTTGGAGACTTCCGCGGCTGAAAGATTACCCGACGGTGTCGTCATCGACTACGCAGGACAATCACGACAGTTCAAGTCGGAAGGGCAACAGTTGGTGGTTACATTCTTCTTTGCTTTGGTTATTATTTTCTTAGTGTTAGCGGCTCAGTTCGAGTCATTCAGAGACTCAATTATTGTATTGGTGACCGTACCTATGAGTATTTGTGGGGCGCTTATTTTCGTGAGTCTAGGATTAACTACGCTGAATATCTATACGCAAGTTGGATTAGTTACACTCATCGGCTTGATCGCCAAACATGGTATCTTGATTGTCGAGTTCGCCAACAAGCTCCAAGAAGAAGGGAAATCGAAGCGCGAAGCAATTGAAGAAGCGGCTGCTATTCGTTTGCGCCCAATTTTAATGACAACGGCTGCAACTGTGCTTGCTATGTTGCCGTTATTGATTGCGAGTGGTCCGGGTGCCGCATCTCGTTTTGCAATGGGTTTGATTATTGCGGCGGGAATGACCATTGGAACGCTCTTCACCTTGTTTGTAGTGCCGGCGATTTACATGGTTTTAGCGAAAACTCGTGCAACCAAAGAGGCAGCAGCCTAA
- a CDS encoding membrane fusion protein, multidrug efflux system yields MLAKRMTVMLILTGIVFGLIFGYKAVGNYFMNDFFDNMPVPTVTVTATEVKPDQWRRTLTAVGTFQPVNGTELSSQYAGIIEQVSFESGALVEAGDVLFQLDTEIDRAELARLLAAEDIAQRDVTRLQPLVGQGNVSEQEVQRAQSQLQQAQAAVQAQQTLINRKTIRAPFTGVAGIRRVNLGQFVNPGQSLVYLESFDPIYLNFTLSERFLGLVSEGDIVEIIADAYNDQAFEGSITAIEPRVDSATRTFELQATVQNPENKLRSGLFGRVTLTQGAPRDVLTIPRTAVQFNPYGNVVYIISENEDGDGLVAQQRLIRTGQELGDMVEVVDGLSEGERLATSGLLKLRNGVPVEINDEESVQPPAETNPQPDNK; encoded by the coding sequence ATGTTAGCAAAACGCATGACCGTGATGCTTATTTTAACTGGTATCGTATTTGGGTTGATCTTCGGCTATAAAGCCGTTGGCAATTATTTTATGAACGATTTCTTCGATAATATGCCAGTTCCAACAGTGACGGTTACAGCAACAGAGGTGAAACCTGATCAGTGGCGTAGAACGCTTACTGCAGTCGGTACGTTTCAGCCTGTGAACGGCACGGAATTGTCATCTCAGTATGCCGGGATTATTGAGCAAGTGAGCTTTGAGAGTGGCGCCTTAGTTGAGGCAGGGGATGTTCTGTTCCAGCTCGATACGGAAATTGACCGCGCAGAGCTTGCGCGTTTGTTGGCGGCTGAAGACATCGCACAACGAGATGTGACACGTTTACAGCCTTTGGTAGGCCAAGGGAATGTTTCAGAGCAAGAAGTACAGCGAGCGCAGAGCCAACTCCAGCAGGCGCAAGCTGCCGTGCAAGCACAACAAACTCTAATCAACCGTAAAACGATTCGTGCACCATTTACTGGCGTCGCTGGTATTCGTCGTGTAAATCTCGGTCAATTTGTGAACCCGGGCCAATCTTTGGTTTATTTAGAGTCTTTCGATCCCATTTATCTAAATTTTACGCTCTCTGAGCGTTTCCTCGGACTCGTGTCGGAGGGCGATATTGTTGAAATTATTGCAGATGCATACAATGATCAAGCCTTTGAAGGTTCGATAACAGCGATCGAACCCCGAGTCGACAGTGCAACTCGGACCTTCGAATTGCAGGCAACTGTGCAAAACCCTGAGAATAAATTACGCTCAGGTTTGTTTGGGCGCGTTACCTTAACGCAGGGCGCACCACGCGACGTGTTAACCATTCCAAGAACAGCAGTGCAATTCAATCCTTATGGCAATGTAGTTTATATTATCTCGGAAAATGAGGACGGAGATGGGCTTGTTGCACAGCAACGACTCATTCGTACAGGCCAAGAATTAGGAGACATGGTGGAAGTAGTCGATGGCCTTTCAGAGGGAGAGCGTCTCGCAACCTCAGGTTTATTAAAGCTGAGAAACGGTGTGCCAGTTGAAATTAATGATGAAGAATCGGTACAACCACCCGCAGAGACTAATCCGCAGCCGGACAATAAATAA